In Bosea sp. PAMC 26642, the DNA window GGCATCCCGACCCAGCGCGACGTCGCCATGACCGGCGAGGTGACGCTGCGGGGCAGGGTGCTGCCGATCGGCGGCCTCAAGGAGAAGCTCCTGGCGGCCCTGCGTGGCGGCATCAAGAAGGTGCTGATCCCGGAGGACAACGCCAAGGATCTGATCGACCTGCCCAAGTCGGTGAAGGAGGGCATGGAGATCATCCCGGTGTCGCGCATGGAACAGGTGCTGCAACATGCGTTGACGCGCCAGCCCGTGCCGATCGTCTGGGAAGAGGACCTCAGCGCCATCCGCCCCAAGGCCGCGGAGGACGACGCTGCGGGTGGTTTCGTCGCCCACTGAGTCTGATCGCGTAAAAGACGAAGCCGCCGGCGCACGACGCCGGCGGCTTTTGTTGAGCAAAGCAGCAACGATAACCTGTCGATTCGTCGAAACGTGCTACAGCCGCTTCTTTGAAAATGCCCGTCCGGATGCGGACTTCAAGTACCGTTCGAATGCGACAGCCTGTGTTTCGTCGGAAAACGCAACATATGTCTTAATCTCCCACGGCGCATATTTCGCTGTATGTGTGACTTCGCCACGGTTGTGCCGCTGCAGCCTGTCGCGAAGGTCTCCTGTCAATCCAACATAGAAGCGCCCGGAGGATGCAAGACTGTGAAGGATATAGACGTAGCGCACGCCCGCCTCCGTTGCTGCGCACCTTCGGCGAGGCAGCCTTCGCCTTGCGGTCCAGTTCGCCTCTGGCTTGCCAAGCCGTAGCCCGCAGGGCGAAGGCTGGTGGGCGGTGACGGGCTCGAACCGCCGACCCTCTCCGTGTAAAGGAGACGCTCTACCAACTGAGCTAACCGCCCCTCGGGCGCGGGTTTACGGCGTCTGGGCCGTTCCATCAAGCGCCGAAGCGAGTCGTGCGTGATGGGCGATGCCATTGGGCGCCTTCCCTTCCTTTCATCCCGCCCAAATCCGCCGAACAATCGATTTGCCGGCGCTGCGCGCTTGACACTTCCCGCCCCGCGCCATAATCCGAACGCCGCTGGGGGCGAGCCCCTCACTGCCCTGCGCGGGCGTAGCTCAGTTGGTTAGAGTGCCGGCCTGTCACGCCGGAGGTCGCGGGTTCGAGCCCCGTCGCCCGCGCCATATATTTCAAGGGCTTAGCCCGATTGACCTGTGGGTCATTACACTTTCTCCAACGCCCTCATTACACTTTTCGGCCCGGTTTGTTCTTTCTGAGCTTCGCGCGGCCCTCCCGCCGATGCGAATCGACGTCTCGGACCGTCACAACATTCACCGGGTTGTAGGTCTGCTGAAGCCTGGTCGACGTTGCCAAGGTATTTGCCATCTTCGTCGAGATGGCTTGGGCGCTTGCGCCTCCGGCCGTCGCTTCAACAGTTCCCGATCGGCGCATGTCGGCAAGCTGACGCGTCTCAACGAGACCGAATTCGGCGGTGCGAACGACCCGGAAATCAAAACCAAGCTTGTTCTTCGTGTAGGGCGCGGGCTGTTGGGGTTTGCCGCCCTTTGTGGTTGTGGCGCTGCCACGCGTCCTGAAAATCGGTGCGTTGGGCATCAGTTCGAAGGGCAACGATGCGATGTAGCCGTCGAGAAGATGGGTAGCCCGCTTACCGAGCGACCCGGCAGCGGCCCGATTGGTTTTGGCGCGAGCGAGAGCAAAAATGGCCCCCTGCAGATCGTCGGTTCGCTGCCCCGTCGTCAGAGAACGCAGGTCGATGGGCGAGAGCTGGCTATCCCATGCCGTAGCCATGCAGGCCGCTAGGCCCTTGTAGCCCATCCGCCATGCGCGCTTGCAGAGGCGAACGACCTCGCCCTCGGTCCAGACCGCTTGGCGGGGCGGCGCGGTCGAATTGGCGATTGCAAGCGATGGGTCTTTTTTACCGTGGGTGTATCCCATCGCCTCCATAAGAACCCACAGGGCTCGCCAGACCTTGATGACGCGATGGCGTTCCGTCGTGGATACCGCTGTCTCGATCTTTGGAATCAGGCCCTTCGCCAAGCCGCTGACCGGTTCGAGGCGAAGAAAATGCTCCGTCTCGATCGTTGCCGGATCGACGTCGCCGAAGACCGGCTCCAGCCATTTCCAGGCGCGCAGCCAGTCATCACGACTTTCTTGGTCCTTCGTTTGCCGCTGGCCTTTGGTGACGCGAGTAGCGGCACGCAATCTCAGAGCCCGATCGTAGGCCTCACCAACACTGCCGGTGGGCCACCGAGGGCGTGAGGTCGTCTCGCCGCATCGGATCTGATCCCACTCGTTGTTCCACCCGATAGCGCGGGTCTTGTCCTGAGCGCTTGGATAGTTCTTGCCTGCGATCACCACGCCTGCACTCAGCGTCGTGAACCTGAAGCCGTGCGGCTTCATGTCCTTCGACGGCTTGTAGCGCCAACGCCGTCCCATGAAGATCAGGTGTCGGATTTTGTCTTTTCCCATGTCACATTCGCTCGATGCGGTCATTCACCACCTCCCGAGCGTCGAGCGCCTGATTCCTGGGGGTTTGGACGGACCTGTTGTCCATCCACTCGTCGATCCTCTTCAGGTCATAGTTGCCGGTGTCTGCATCCGCGGTAGGGAAGCCCCGCTTCACCAGCTGCGGCAGCAGAGCCTCGAACTCATCGATGGTGAGATGGAGCCGCCGCGCCGCCTTGGCGGGTGGAACGTCTCGTGGGTCTACCGAAAATCTTACGCGGCAAGAGCGAGGAACGCTGGGCATCACGCTGCCTCGCTAGCATGGCGCCTCGACGCCATCCTGCGCCCACCGGCAGGCCTTGAGCCCAACACGACCCTCCTGGCCGCCGAGCGCGTTCCCGTGCGTGTCTGCGTCTGTTGCTCGATCGCCGTCCTGCGGTCCACGCCGGTTGCTCCTGTCCAGGAGCAGAAGGCTGCCAGCGTCGCACTGCGACCGACATGAATCTAATTGGTAAGGGCTTTTTTCAGTAGAATTAGAGACGGCGGCGCTGGTGGCGCCGCCGTTGTTCGCGACTTGCTCGGTCCCCGCCGATGCCTACGCCGTCGGGCGCGAGGAGGATCGCCAGACGGTCCGTCCGGGTTACGAGCAGGCTTGGTCACGCTGCGAGCGTGGACGCTTCAGGCACCACAGGGAGCAACCCGAAATATCTTGTGTGTGCCAGGCTGGCCACTGAGGACCAACTGCCCTGTGAATGTATGAATGTTGTAAGCGTGGTCCACGCGCGCCAATGTCCACTCGATCGCTTTATGGACCCTGGCCGTGTTCGGGTAGAGAGCCCGCTTCCGCCGGTTGCGGATGTTCGGGGTGGCGCGATGCGCGATGTAGTAGCGCACGAGATCCCATCGGAGGATCGTTGGCTCGCCCCTCGCCAAGCAGCCGGCGAAGACAGCAAGATCGAAGACCCGCCGATAGTCGATCTTCGCGGGCTCGCCGTGGACGAACGGCCAAATGTCGGCCGCGTTGACGCCGCTAACAAAGGAAAATTCGGTCATCTCCATGATGCTCAGTTTTGGCAGACCATCGAGCACATGGCGCGCGATGGTCTCGTCAGCCGGCCTGTTGCCCTTCTGGGCCTGATTGAAGACCTTTCGCATCCCTGATGCGATGAGTTGCGCCGCATTCCGCGCCTTGCCAACAAGCGCGATCGCGCGCCTCTGGCTCTCGATCATCGCCTTTAAGCCAGCGACATTTCCAGTCGCCTGGAAGTGGACGGCTTTGGCCGTCGGCAGATGGCCGCGATACTGATCGTCCCACGTGTGATCGCGAGTGGCGGCCAAAACGTTTCCCTTACGCAGCAAGGTTTGGCTGTCCGAAGGACCAAGCCAAACGCCGTGAAGCACGGCATCCAAGTCGGGAACTTGAGTTGGCTTTGGCGCTTGCTTGTGTGAATTCCGTACGACTGCCGCCAGCGCGCGGACCATTGTGTTTAAGTCCGAGATCAACAGGGCTTGGATCGCGTCGAGCCGATTTTCAAGATCGGTTCGTGCCGGAGCGCCAGCTCCCCCGCCCGGGAAAGCGTTAGCGCCGCCCACCCGAGATGAGACGAAGCGTACGGGAATGGGATGGCTCACCTGCCCAGGTCGCCGCAGAAACTGCGCGATTAGTATGGGGATCGTCTTCCAGAACATGAGTACCGACACATGCAACTCCATACCCGAATCAACATTCTCTAATTTTAATTCAACGTGAGAGAATCACCGAATCTGCTGTCGATTGGACGATACGCTAAAATTTTATGGAAAACCTGGTCTCGGCTTTTACGGCTTTACGTCAAGCTCTCGGAGACAAAAGGATCCATCGCCGATGACGATCTCGACTTCAGGCTCAGACGATGGGCCGATCAGCGCGAACCAGTTGAAAGCGCGCTCATTTGCTCCGCTGAAGTTCGTTGTCGAGGGTCTGGTTCCGACTGGCCTGACAGTGCTGGCTGGTGAACCGAAGGCGAAAAAAAGCTGGCTCGCGCTGGATATCGCGCTGTCGGTGGCGCGCGGCGAAGCCTGCCTCGATAAGCGGAAGAACCTATGCCCCAAGGGCGCTGTGCTTTACCTCGCGCTTGAGGATAGCCAGCGGCGGATCAAGGACCGTATCGCGCTGATGCTTGGCGGTAGCCAGGAG includes these proteins:
- a CDS encoding GIY-YIG nuclease family protein, which produces MRYVYILHSLASSGRFYVGLTGDLRDRLQRHNRGEVTHTAKYAPWEIKTYVAFSDETQAVAFERYLKSASGRAFSKKRL